In one window of Zhihengliuella sp. ISTPL4 DNA:
- the trxA gene encoding thioredoxin, which translates to MSTLTAVTDATFQDEVLGSDLPVVVDIWATWCGPCRQVAPLLEQLAAEYEGRVKIVKVDADQNPETVIAAGVTSIPTLGFYRDGTRTDILIGAHPKPVIAEKIEGLLA; encoded by the coding sequence ATGAGCACGCTCACCGCCGTCACCGACGCGACGTTCCAGGACGAGGTCCTCGGCTCCGACCTCCCCGTCGTGGTGGATATCTGGGCCACCTGGTGCGGGCCGTGCCGGCAGGTCGCCCCGCTGCTCGAGCAGCTCGCTGCCGAGTACGAGGGGCGCGTGAAGATCGTCAAGGTCGACGCCGACCAGAACCCCGAGACAGTGATCGCCGCCGGCGTCACCTCCATCCCCACTCTCGGCTTCTACCGCGACGGCACACGCACGGACATCCTCATCGGCGCGCACCCGAAGCCTGTCATCGCCGAGAAGATCGAAGGACTGCTCGCATGA
- a CDS encoding metalloregulator ArsR/SmtB family transcription factor: MNLTLAGTADACSPVATHAIGQEAAGTVAATLKALADPLRLRMLSAIASDPRGESCVCDLAELADVSQPTVSHHLKVLKDVDVLTSERRGTWVWYRINPSRRSAVTALLDSFAPATMTAPSEDGNSEDRDIRPDFDIRITHLADELAAEIPELAPETVLSIVRESYTSLARTAKVTGALVPLTERFARQRLADITRDRNHSVPQVLFVCVANAGRSQLAAALVNQIAGGKVIARSAGSSPAEIIHPHVRSILAEIEGDAAAARFPKPLTDDAVRAADVVITMGCGDVCPIIPGVRYDDWAVGDPALASREGVEAIRDDIEGRVRALVNELTH; this comes from the coding sequence ATGAACCTCACCCTCGCCGGCACGGCCGACGCCTGCAGCCCGGTCGCCACGCACGCCATCGGCCAGGAGGCCGCCGGCACGGTGGCCGCGACCCTGAAGGCACTCGCCGACCCGCTGCGACTGCGGATGCTCTCTGCGATCGCCTCGGACCCGCGCGGCGAGTCCTGCGTCTGCGACCTCGCCGAGCTCGCAGACGTGTCACAGCCGACCGTGTCGCACCACCTGAAGGTGCTCAAGGACGTCGACGTGCTCACCTCGGAACGCCGCGGGACATGGGTCTGGTATCGCATCAACCCGAGCCGCCGCAGCGCCGTCACCGCCCTGCTGGACTCCTTCGCCCCGGCGACCATGACGGCGCCCAGCGAGGACGGGAACAGCGAAGATCGCGACATCCGCCCAGACTTCGACATCCGGATCACCCACCTCGCCGACGAACTCGCCGCCGAGATCCCCGAGCTCGCCCCGGAGACTGTGCTGAGCATCGTGCGTGAGTCCTACACGTCGCTGGCCCGTACCGCGAAAGTCACCGGCGCGCTCGTCCCTCTCACCGAACGCTTCGCCAGGCAACGACTCGCAGACATCACCAGAGACCGCAACCACTCCGTCCCGCAAGTGCTCTTCGTCTGCGTCGCCAACGCCGGCCGCTCCCAGCTCGCCGCGGCCCTGGTCAACCAGATCGCCGGCGGCAAAGTCATCGCCCGCTCCGCCGGATCCAGCCCCGCCGAGATCATCCACCCCCACGTGCGCTCGATCCTCGCCGAGATCGAAGGCGATGCCGCGGCCGCGCGCTTCCCGAAGCCCCTCACCGATGACGCCGTCCGCGCCGCCGACGTCGTCATCACCATGGGCTGCGGCGACGTCTGCCCCATCATCCCCGGGGTTCGCTACGACGACTGGGCGGTCGGGGACCCCGCCCTCGCCTCGCGCGAAGGCGTCGAAGCCATCCGTGACGACATCGAAGGCCGCGTCCGTGCCCTCGTCAACGAACTCACCCACTGA
- the trxB gene encoding thioredoxin-disulfide reductase — MSIQEVELVIVGSGPAGFTAAIYAARANLAPVVIAGSVTTGGALMTTTEVENFPGFVDPVNGPELMESMRQQAERFGARILLDDAIRVDLEGPIKVIETGAGEAFHARAVILAMGSAYRKLGLADEERLTGRGVSWCATCDGFFFREQEILVVGGGDSAMEEALFLTRFASKVTIVHRRDEFRASKIMAQRVLDHPKIEVAWNSEVARLNGAEKLESVTLRDTVTGAERDLPATGLFVAIGHDPRSELVTGTVDTDAAGFVLVDHPSTRTNLSGVFAAGDLVDHTYRQAITAAGTGCAAAQDAQHFLAAFENATAPLDALTEIEEVFA; from the coding sequence ATGTCGATTCAAGAGGTTGAGCTGGTCATCGTCGGGTCCGGCCCTGCGGGGTTCACCGCTGCGATCTACGCGGCCCGTGCGAACCTGGCGCCCGTGGTGATCGCCGGCTCCGTGACGACCGGTGGCGCACTGATGACCACGACCGAGGTGGAGAACTTCCCCGGCTTCGTCGACCCGGTCAACGGCCCGGAACTGATGGAGTCGATGCGTCAGCAGGCCGAGCGCTTCGGTGCCCGCATCCTCCTCGATGACGCGATCCGCGTCGACCTCGAGGGACCGATCAAGGTCATCGAGACGGGTGCAGGGGAGGCCTTCCACGCCCGCGCGGTGATCCTCGCGATGGGGTCGGCGTACCGCAAGCTCGGCCTCGCGGACGAGGAGCGCCTCACGGGCCGCGGAGTGTCCTGGTGCGCCACCTGCGATGGGTTCTTCTTCCGCGAGCAGGAGATCCTCGTCGTCGGCGGAGGCGACTCCGCGATGGAGGAGGCCCTGTTCCTCACCCGCTTCGCCTCCAAGGTGACGATCGTCCACCGCCGCGACGAGTTCCGGGCATCGAAGATCATGGCGCAGCGCGTTCTCGACCACCCGAAGATCGAGGTCGCCTGGAACAGCGAAGTCGCACGCCTCAACGGCGCCGAGAAGCTCGAGTCCGTCACGCTTCGCGACACCGTCACCGGCGCCGAGCGCGACCTGCCCGCGACGGGGCTCTTCGTGGCCATCGGCCACGACCCCCGCTCCGAGCTCGTCACCGGAACGGTCGACACCGACGCCGCCGGCTTCGTACTCGTCGATCACCCCTCGACCCGCACGAACCTCTCCGGCGTCTTCGCCGCCGGCGACCTCGTCGACCACACCTACCGGCAGGCGATCACCGCCGCCGGCACAGGTTGCGCCGCAGCGCAGGACGCCCAGCACTTCCTCGCCGCCTTCGAGAACGCGACCGCGCCTCTGGACGCCCTGACCGAGATCGAGGAGGTCTTCGCATGA
- the arsB gene encoding ACR3 family arsenite efflux transporter, producing MTTATTTPARAATRRLSTLDRWLPLWIGLAMVAGLLLGRFVPALSDLLGRMEVGGISVPIGLGLLVMMYPVLAKVRYDRIAAVTGDKKLLISSLVLNWLVGPAVMFALAWIFLPDLPEYRTGLIIVGLARCIAMVVIWNDLACGDREATAVLVAINSVFQVVAFSLLGWFYLTVLPGWLGLDTQGLEISVWQIALNVLVFLGVPLVAGFASRWIGERRRGRDWYEEKFLPVIGPWALYGLLFTIVLLFALQGKQVTSHPLDVARIAIPLLAYFAIMWFTGILTGKALGLNYARSTSLAFTAAGNNFELAIAVAIGTFGAASGQALAGVVGPLIEVPVLVGLVYVSLWAARAWFHTDPYTGERITS from the coding sequence ATGACCACCGCAACCACCACCCCTGCCCGGGCCGCAACCCGGCGGCTCTCCACACTGGACAGGTGGCTGCCGCTGTGGATCGGGCTCGCCATGGTCGCGGGTCTGCTTCTGGGGCGGTTCGTGCCGGCGCTGTCGGATCTGCTCGGCCGGATGGAGGTCGGCGGCATCTCGGTGCCGATCGGGCTCGGACTGCTGGTGATGATGTACCCGGTGCTGGCGAAGGTCCGCTACGACCGGATCGCCGCCGTCACGGGAGACAAGAAGCTCCTGATCTCCTCGCTGGTGCTGAACTGGCTGGTCGGCCCGGCCGTGATGTTCGCATTGGCCTGGATCTTCCTGCCCGACCTGCCCGAGTACCGCACCGGACTGATCATCGTCGGGCTCGCCCGCTGCATCGCGATGGTCGTGATCTGGAACGACCTCGCCTGCGGCGACCGTGAGGCGACCGCCGTACTGGTCGCGATCAACTCGGTGTTCCAGGTGGTCGCGTTCTCGCTGCTGGGCTGGTTCTACCTGACCGTGCTGCCCGGGTGGCTCGGGCTGGACACCCAGGGGCTGGAGATCTCGGTCTGGCAGATCGCGCTGAACGTGCTCGTCTTCCTCGGCGTGCCGCTGGTCGCCGGCTTCGCGTCCCGGTGGATCGGCGAGCGGCGCCGCGGCCGCGACTGGTACGAGGAGAAGTTCCTGCCCGTGATCGGACCGTGGGCGCTGTACGGGCTGCTGTTCACCATCGTGCTGCTGTTCGCTCTGCAAGGAAAGCAGGTGACGTCCCATCCCCTGGATGTCGCGCGCATCGCCATCCCGCTGCTGGCGTACTTCGCGATCATGTGGTTCACCGGCATCCTCACCGGCAAGGCACTCGGGCTGAACTATGCCCGCTCCACCTCGCTGGCCTTCACTGCAGCGGGCAACAACTTCGAACTCGCGATCGCCGTCGCCATCGGCACCTTCGGCGCCGCCTCCGGCCAGGCCCTCGCCGGCGTGGTCGGCCCGCTCATCGAAGTGCCCGTCCTGGTCGGGCTCGTCTACGTCTCACTCTGGGCGGCCCGAGCCTGGTTCCACACCGATCCGTACACCGGCGAAAGGATCACCTCATGA
- a CDS encoding NAD(P)-binding domain-containing protein, with product MSELPVVVIGAGPQGLAAAAHLTERGVDAVVVERGGSAGAAVSEWGHVRLFSGWPELTDAAARRLLEPTGWTAPASGYPTGAEWVSEYLSPLADALGDRVLYGTTVTGVARQGRDKVVASGRKAQPFVVHTVDQDGRDGRILASSVIDATGTWSLPNPAGADGYPAVGETAASERISYRIPDDVFELAGSHVVVVGAGHSATHAVLRLSELARREPGTKVTWLLRRGSATNVFGGGTGDELPERAALGSRARKVIEAGVVEVVTGFRVAEFQQDGDTLTILAENGQEISGVTRVFALTGFRPDTSILREVRIELDGSLDAVAGIASEIDPNIHSCGSVGATGARQLAQPEKDLFIVGAKSYGRAPTFLALTGYEQVRSVAAHLAGDHEAADRNELVLPDTGVCGGAGGFDAEGSSCCATPSVLQIGSRPVTVG from the coding sequence CGCAGGGCCTGGCTGCAGCCGCCCACCTGACCGAACGCGGCGTTGACGCCGTGGTCGTCGAGCGGGGCGGCTCGGCCGGTGCTGCCGTGTCCGAGTGGGGACACGTGCGACTGTTCTCCGGGTGGCCGGAGCTCACCGATGCCGCAGCGCGACGCCTTCTCGAGCCGACCGGCTGGACGGCGCCAGCAAGCGGCTACCCGACCGGGGCTGAGTGGGTCAGCGAGTACCTTTCCCCGCTCGCCGACGCTCTGGGCGACCGGGTGCTCTACGGCACGACCGTCACCGGTGTCGCTCGTCAGGGTCGAGACAAGGTCGTCGCGAGCGGCCGGAAGGCGCAGCCGTTCGTCGTGCACACGGTCGACCAGGACGGCCGTGATGGCCGCATCCTCGCCAGCTCTGTAATCGACGCGACCGGCACGTGGTCACTTCCGAACCCCGCGGGCGCTGACGGATACCCCGCGGTCGGCGAGACGGCTGCCTCGGAGCGCATCTCATACCGGATCCCAGACGACGTGTTCGAGCTGGCCGGCTCGCACGTGGTCGTCGTCGGCGCCGGCCACTCCGCGACGCACGCAGTGCTGCGCCTGAGTGAGTTGGCGCGTCGCGAGCCGGGCACCAAGGTGACCTGGCTGCTGCGCCGCGGGAGTGCAACGAACGTGTTCGGCGGCGGAACGGGAGATGAGCTGCCCGAGCGGGCCGCACTCGGCTCCCGCGCACGCAAGGTCATCGAAGCCGGCGTCGTCGAGGTCGTCACCGGGTTCCGCGTCGCGGAGTTCCAGCAGGACGGCGACACGCTCACGATCCTCGCCGAGAACGGCCAGGAGATCTCGGGTGTCACGCGCGTCTTCGCCCTCACCGGGTTCCGCCCCGACACCAGCATCCTGCGGGAGGTGCGCATCGAGCTCGACGGATCGCTGGACGCCGTGGCCGGGATCGCCTCGGAGATCGACCCCAACATCCACTCCTGCGGCTCGGTGGGAGCGACCGGCGCACGCCAGCTCGCACAGCCGGAGAAGGACCTGTTCATCGTCGGTGCGAAGTCCTACGGCCGCGCCCCCACCTTCCTCGCGCTCACCGGCTACGAGCAGGTGCGCAGCGTCGCAGCCCACCTTGCCGGCGACCATGAGGCCGCGGACCGCAACGAGCTTGTCCTGCCCGACACCGGAGTGTGCGGCGGCGCCGGCGGCTTCGACGCCGAAGGCAGCAGCTGCTGCGCCACGCCGTCCGTGCTGCAGATCGGCTCGCGCCCCGTCACCGTCGGCTGA